The segment TCCTGTCTCCCTCTACCAACCTCACcgccccccatgtcccccactTTGTGCCATATGCCTCCCTGTTCACGGAAgaagctgctccttccccccAGACTACCTCTCCCACCCACAGCTTCAACAAGTccacctctgcagcctctcctgggcAGATGCAGCACCATGCTGCGCCTCAGCCGCTGGACATGGCACCGGGGAGAATTCCTGTTTATTATCAGATGTCCCGCCTCCCACCAGGGTATTCAGCCTATGAGGCACCTGTAGCAGGTGGGAGCCCAGAGTCTCCTCAGCACCACAGTCAGCTGAGCTCAGAGGTGGCTGCGGCCAATGGTGGGCAGAGACCCCTGGAGCAAAGCGTGGCCAGTAGGCCCAGCGAGGCCGTGGACTctgccagcagtgcagctgaggaCTGTCTgcccccaggggctgcagcaggatgtATGGGCGACGGACAGTTCCTTCCAGGTTACCAGATGCTGGGAAGAGAGATATCTGTGCCTACTCACAGGAGCACCCCAGATGCTGATCTGGAGGTTCAGAGGGTAGTGGGGGTGTTGGCGGCTCAGGATTATCATGTTCTGGCAGCCCAGAGGAAAGATGACCCAAGCCCTTTGAACCTTTGCCATAATATTCCTGATGGGCAGGGAGACATGCCGAGGAACACCACAgacagggctgcagctgggaacagccagTCCCAGAGCCCATGTGGAATGTCCCCTGAAGAGACTGTTAGACAGAGACAGTTAACCAAAGGAATGGTGATAGCCAACGGCAAGCCAGTCCTTGTTCCCGTTGGATCTGAGCCTGTCAGGTCTTCCACTTCAGAAGCCCTGGTGAGGGAGAGCCCAGATGCACAGGCTCGAGGAAATGTGCTTGAAAAGGAGCTGGCCCATTTGCAGCCACCCAGCTCCTCACAACTGCCCTCTCACTTCATGAAAGGAGCCATCATCCAGCTGGCGACAGGAGAGCTCAAGCGGGTGGAGGACCTGCAGACTCAAGACTTTGTTCGCAGTGCGGAGGTGAGTGGAGGCCTGAAGATCGACTCCAGCACTGTGGTGGATATTCAGGAAAGCCAGTGGCCTGGGCTTGTCACACTGCATTTTGTGGTTGGGGAGCAACAAAGTAAAGTGAGCATTGATGTGCCCCCAGAGCATCCCTTCTTTGTGTACGGCCAGGGCtggtcctcctgcagcccagggaggacTGCTCAGCTCTTTGCTTTGCCTTGTCACAGGCTGCAAGTGGGGGATGTCTGCATATCAATCAGTTTACAGAGCATGAATGGCAACTCTGCTTCTCAGGCCAACTCCCCTCTCACAGATCAGCTGGTGTCTGCTAGGGAGAGACTGGAACGAACAGCTCAGGGGCCCAGAGAGCCAtctgacagagctgctgaaaggaAGAGCCACACAGATAGAGCCAACATGGTCCAGAGCTCTCACGCAGAATCCTCTCAGCCTGAGGCTGGCAGTCTGTACAGTTTGG is part of the Corvus moneduloides isolate bCorMon1 chromosome 12, bCorMon1.pri, whole genome shotgun sequence genome and harbors:
- the ATXN1L gene encoding ataxin-1-like → MRAGHERSQECLPPKKRELAAANTGTEAGRAGGAQGSGEGPEWARTAGPAPAAPRYGPGEAPEAAAGLTVDQYGMLYKVAAPPATFSPTGLHPVVNVSPLPPAFNVTSPIIQHPGVPFPSIHYAQIPSASLQLIGSHYTVPYAVPPAFLPSPLLSPSTNLTAPHVPHFVPYASLFTEEAAPSPQTTSPTHSFNKSTSAASPGQMQHHAAPQPLDMAPGRIPVYYQMSRLPPGYSAYEAPVAGGSPESPQHHSQLSSEVAAANGGQRPLEQSVASRPSEAVDSASSAAEDCLPPGAAAGCMGDGQFLPGYQMLGREISVPTHRSTPDADLEVQRVVGVLAAQDYHVLAAQRKDDPSPLNLCHNIPDGQGDMPRNTTDRAAAGNSQSQSPCGMSPEETVRQRQLTKGMVIANGKPVLVPVGSEPVRSSTSEALVRESPDAQARGNVLEKELAHLQPPSSSQLPSHFMKGAIIQLATGELKRVEDLQTQDFVRSAEVSGGLKIDSSTVVDIQESQWPGLVTLHFVVGEQQSKVSIDVPPEHPFFVYGQGWSSCSPGRTAQLFALPCHRLQVGDVCISISLQSMNGNSASQANSPLTDQLVSARERLERTAQGPREPSDRAAERKSHTDRANMVQSSHAESSQPEAGSLYSLATGFQRYSVQAEEPRPSLLRPSFIPQEVKLSIEGRSNAGK